A portion of the Halalkalicoccus tibetensis genome contains these proteins:
- the uxaC gene encoding glucuronate isomerase has product MSFLGDDYLLETETARTLYEGIADLPIVDPHSHADVVEIVEDDGWSDVWEVEGATDHYVWALMRNRGVPEERITGDATNREKWEALAEVFPSFAGNPTYEWVHLDLKRRFGIDRTISSETADEIWEETAAQLEDDSMRPQALLREMDVEVVCSTDDPTSSLENHERAEEEISGVDVLPTWRADRVLQVEDDDWGGFVDELATATDVGTGDLEGFLDALRASHDHFAEHGCVASDVGIRMPVSRPVDDARAAACYEAALAGSIEGEEAADLQAYLLECIGELNAEKGWTTQFHLGPVRDYREEVHEALGPASGGDVSTQDLDIEGSLKHFLNRFDGEFEVVLYCLDPTHYPTVATLARVFPNVNVGPAWWFNDSPVGIEEQLEYVGTVELLSNSPGMVSDSRKLLSYGSRFEMFRRSLANVVGRQVERGRMPRDVARDLVRTVAYDRPRELYGF; this is encoded by the coding sequence ATGAGCTTTCTCGGCGACGACTACCTGCTCGAGACCGAAACCGCACGGACGCTCTACGAGGGGATCGCGGACCTGCCGATCGTCGACCCCCACAGTCACGCCGACGTGGTCGAGATCGTCGAGGACGACGGCTGGTCCGACGTCTGGGAGGTCGAGGGCGCGACCGACCACTACGTCTGGGCACTGATGCGAAACCGCGGCGTCCCCGAGGAGCGGATCACCGGCGACGCGACCAACCGCGAGAAGTGGGAGGCGCTGGCAGAGGTGTTCCCCTCGTTCGCGGGCAACCCGACCTACGAGTGGGTCCACCTCGACCTCAAACGACGGTTCGGGATCGATCGAACGATATCGAGCGAGACCGCCGACGAGATATGGGAGGAGACGGCCGCCCAGCTCGAGGACGACTCGATGCGTCCGCAGGCGCTCCTCCGCGAGATGGACGTCGAGGTCGTCTGCAGCACCGACGACCCGACCTCGTCGCTCGAGAACCACGAACGGGCCGAAGAGGAGATTTCGGGCGTCGACGTCCTGCCGACGTGGCGTGCCGATCGTGTTCTCCAGGTCGAGGACGACGACTGGGGCGGGTTCGTCGACGAACTCGCTACGGCGACTGACGTCGGCACTGGGGACCTCGAGGGCTTCCTCGACGCGCTGCGCGCGAGCCACGATCACTTCGCCGAGCACGGTTGTGTCGCGAGCGACGTCGGGATCCGGATGCCGGTCTCGCGGCCGGTCGACGACGCGCGAGCAGCGGCGTGTTACGAGGCGGCGCTCGCGGGCTCGATCGAGGGGGAAGAGGCGGCCGACCTGCAGGCGTATCTCCTCGAGTGCATCGGCGAGCTGAACGCCGAGAAGGGGTGGACGACGCAGTTCCATCTCGGTCCCGTCCGCGACTACCGCGAGGAGGTCCACGAGGCGCTCGGGCCGGCCTCCGGCGGCGACGTCTCGACCCAGGACCTCGACATCGAGGGGAGTCTGAAGCACTTCCTCAACCGCTTCGACGGCGAGTTCGAGGTCGTCCTCTACTGTCTGGATCCGACCCACTACCCGACGGTCGCGACCCTCGCGCGCGTCTTCCCGAACGTCAACGTGGGTCCGGCGTGGTGGTTCAACGACAGCCCGGTCGGGATCGAGGAGCAGTTGGAGTACGTCGGCACGGTCGAGCTCCTCTCGAACTCCCCGGGGATGGTCAGCGATTCGCGAAAGCTCCTCTCCTATGGCTCGCGCTTCGAGATGTTCCGGCGTTCCCTGGCGAACGTCGTCGGCCGGCAGGTCGAACGGGGACGGATGCCCCGAGACGTCGCGCGCGATCTGGTTCGTACGGTCGCCTACGATCGGCCCCGAGAGCTCTACGGCTTCTGA
- a CDS encoding endo-1,4-beta-xylanase, with protein sequence MRKENTDHSAGSDGSALDRRLFLGMLGALGAGVGFSGTAGADEHEEESAPKPEEGWEDEANDRIGEHRVADLEVSVVDAGGDPLETEVGVEMLEHEFTFGTAIDAPRLTGDDEDSERYREHIPELFNGAVLENHHKWRFWEENQAGADTSWALDHSGADDLDAEANLSDVATEWILDQGLDVRGHAALWANRGVDAIPEDVLEALDEGDGEYVRERTHEHIQRIIEYYGEDMLHWDVVNEAIHEPEMIEVIDGEDVDPVEAPVLADWYRTATEAAPEGVALDVNDYNTLAGPYEETREQYERQIEFLNGADGVELGGAGMQSHFSEAETLTPGQIMEGLDRYAAHDVELRITEYDMADPEWDEEDKAEFFERFLKTVFSHPDVEDFLMWGFWDDEHWQGDAPLFYEDWEPKPTHEVYTDLVFEEWWTDESGTTDDGSDSFEAFLGEHELSVSFADGEFRTELSITDSDGESVEVVVADLDVRGTADDRQKGTIPVHVPSDEAFNPTALDPDTVRFGTPEAVNAGEGATPRSDEIAGDGRKGCLFHFDADESALEGGVAMLSGRTEDGRLVVGFDRY encoded by the coding sequence ATGCGAAAGGAGAACACAGACCATTCGGCGGGTAGCGACGGCTCGGCTCTCGATCGGCGGCTGTTCCTTGGCATGCTGGGGGCGCTCGGCGCCGGCGTCGGCTTCAGCGGTACGGCCGGGGCCGACGAGCACGAGGAGGAATCAGCCCCGAAACCCGAGGAGGGCTGGGAGGACGAGGCCAACGACCGCATCGGCGAGCATCGGGTCGCCGATCTCGAGGTGTCGGTCGTCGACGCGGGCGGTGACCCCCTCGAGACGGAGGTGGGAGTCGAGATGCTCGAACACGAGTTCACCTTCGGGACGGCGATCGACGCGCCTCGCCTCACCGGCGACGACGAGGACTCCGAGCGCTATCGCGAGCACATCCCCGAGCTGTTCAACGGCGCGGTGCTCGAGAACCACCACAAGTGGCGCTTCTGGGAGGAGAACCAGGCCGGAGCCGACACCTCGTGGGCGCTCGACCACAGCGGGGCGGACGACCTCGACGCGGAGGCGAACCTCTCCGACGTGGCCACCGAGTGGATCCTCGACCAGGGGCTCGACGTCCGGGGCCACGCGGCCCTGTGGGCGAACCGGGGCGTGGACGCCATCCCCGAGGACGTCCTGGAGGCCTTGGACGAGGGAGACGGCGAGTACGTCCGCGAACGGACCCACGAGCACATCCAGCGGATCATCGAGTACTACGGCGAGGACATGCTCCACTGGGACGTCGTCAACGAGGCCATCCACGAGCCCGAGATGATCGAGGTGATCGACGGCGAGGACGTCGACCCCGTCGAGGCGCCCGTCCTGGCAGACTGGTATCGCACCGCGACCGAGGCGGCCCCCGAGGGCGTCGCCCTCGACGTCAACGATTACAACACGCTCGCGGGACCCTACGAGGAGACCAGAGAGCAGTACGAGCGCCAGATCGAGTTCCTGAACGGCGCGGACGGCGTCGAGCTCGGCGGCGCCGGCATGCAGAGCCACTTCAGCGAGGCTGAGACGCTGACCCCGGGCCAGATCATGGAGGGGCTCGACCGGTACGCCGCCCACGATGTCGAGCTCCGGATCACCGAGTACGACATGGCCGATCCGGAATGGGACGAGGAAGACAAGGCGGAGTTCTTCGAGCGGTTCCTGAAGACGGTCTTCAGTCATCCCGACGTCGAGGACTTCCTCATGTGGGGGTTCTGGGACGACGAACACTGGCAGGGCGACGCGCCGTTGTTCTACGAGGACTGGGAGCCGAAACCCACCCACGAGGTCTACACCGACCTCGTCTTCGAGGAGTGGTGGACCGACGAGTCGGGTACTACCGACGACGGCTCGGACTCCTTCGAGGCGTTCCTCGGCGAGCACGAGCTATCGGTCTCGTTCGCTGACGGGGAGTTCCGCACGGAGCTCTCGATCACGGACTCGGACGGGGAGAGCGTCGAGGTGGTCGTCGCCGACCTCGACGTTCGCGGGACGGCCGACGACCGCCAGAAGGGGACGATCCCGGTCCACGTCCCGAGCGACGAGGCGTTCAACCCGACCGCGCTCGACCCCGATACGGTTCGCTTCGGAACGCCCGAGGCAGTCAACGCGGGCGAGGGAGCCACGCCCCGTTCAGACGAGATCGCGGGCGACGGCCGAAAGGGATGTCTGTTCCACTTCGATGCCGACGAGAGCGCCCTCGAGGGCGGCGTGGCGATGCTGTCCGGACGGACCGAGGACGGCCGGCTCGTCGTCGGCTTCGATCGGTACTGA
- a CDS encoding endo-1,4-beta-xylanase, whose translation MREENIDHSAGSDGDVSGLDRRLFLGMLGALGAGGSLSGVAGADDGGEPGDDWEAAADDRIHEHRTAELEVSIADGDGDAVETEVDVEMLEHEFTFGTAVDANRLQEEGEDADRYREVVTELFNTAVLENHHKWRFWEDDQELADEATEWVLEEGLDIRGHAALWAAVDSWAVPPDVVSAMGVEWEDNDVTDPEFDPEHVEERSFEHLETIIEHYGEDMLHWDVVNEVIHEPEMIQAIDGEDVDPVEAPVLAEWYRTATEVAPEAVDLDVNDYNTLAGPYEDTRDDYERQIEFLANEEGADLDGVGMQCHFSEAETLTPEQTMEGLDRYTGYGADLRITEFDMADEEWDEKEKAEFFEGFLRTIFSHPDVEDFLMWGFWDDEHWLDDAPLFFEDWEEKPSYDVYTDLVFGEWWTDESGTTADGSGSFEPFLGEHELTISFEDGEFRTELSITDSDGESVEVVVADVDVRGAAGGRRQGTLPVHVSGGEAFDPRTLDPQTIRFGTPEAVDTGEGATPRSEELSGGRNGCMIHFDAGESTLEGGVAMLHGRTEDGKLVVGFERY comes from the coding sequence ATGCGAGAAGAGAACATAGATCACTCGGCGGGTAGCGACGGCGACGTCTCGGGTCTCGACCGGCGACTGTTCCTGGGCATGCTGGGAGCGCTCGGGGCCGGCGGAAGTCTAAGCGGGGTAGCCGGGGCCGACGACGGGGGCGAACCGGGGGACGACTGGGAGGCGGCAGCCGACGACCGCATTCACGAGCATCGGACTGCGGAGCTCGAGGTATCGATCGCCGACGGCGACGGCGACGCCGTCGAGACGGAGGTGGACGTCGAGATGCTCGAACACGAGTTCACCTTCGGGACGGCCGTGGACGCGAACCGGCTCCAGGAGGAGGGCGAGGACGCCGACCGGTATCGCGAGGTCGTGACGGAGCTGTTCAACACCGCCGTCCTCGAGAACCACCACAAGTGGCGCTTCTGGGAGGACGACCAGGAGCTGGCGGACGAGGCCACCGAGTGGGTACTCGAGGAGGGGCTCGACATCCGGGGCCATGCGGCCCTCTGGGCGGCCGTCGACTCCTGGGCGGTGCCGCCGGACGTCGTCAGCGCGATGGGCGTCGAGTGGGAGGACAACGACGTCACTGATCCCGAGTTCGATCCTGAACACGTCGAGGAGCGCTCGTTCGAGCACCTCGAGACGATCATCGAGCACTACGGCGAGGACATGCTCCACTGGGACGTCGTCAACGAGGTGATCCACGAGCCCGAGATGATCCAGGCGATCGACGGCGAGGACGTCGACCCCGTCGAGGCGCCCGTGCTGGCCGAGTGGTATCGCACCGCGACGGAGGTCGCCCCCGAGGCCGTCGACCTCGACGTCAACGACTACAACACGCTCGCGGGCCCCTACGAGGACACCCGCGACGACTACGAGCGCCAGATCGAGTTCCTCGCCAACGAAGAAGGAGCCGACCTCGACGGGGTCGGCATGCAGTGTCACTTCAGCGAGGCCGAGACGCTGACGCCCGAACAGACCATGGAGGGGCTCGATCGGTACACCGGGTACGGCGCGGACCTCCGGATCACCGAGTTCGACATGGCCGACGAGGAGTGGGACGAGAAGGAGAAGGCGGAGTTCTTCGAGGGGTTCCTCAGGACGATATTCAGCCACCCCGACGTCGAGGACTTCCTCATGTGGGGCTTCTGGGACGACGAGCACTGGCTGGACGACGCACCGCTGTTCTTCGAGGACTGGGAGGAGAAACCCAGCTACGACGTCTACACCGACCTCGTCTTCGGGGAGTGGTGGACCGACGAATCGGGCACGACGGCGGACGGCTCGGGCTCCTTCGAGCCGTTCCTCGGCGAGCACGAGCTGACGATCTCGTTCGAGGACGGCGAGTTCCGAACCGAACTTTCGATCACGGACTCGGACGGGGAGAGCGTCGAGGTGGTCGTCGCCGACGTCGACGTCCGCGGCGCGGCGGGCGGGCGCCGCCAGGGAACGCTCCCGGTCCACGTTTCGGGCGGCGAGGCCTTCGACCCGAGGACGCTCGACCCCCAGACGATTCGCTTCGGGACCCCCGAGGCGGTCGACACGGGCGAAGGAGCCACGCCCCGCTCCGAGGAGCTCTCGGGTGGCCGGAACGGCTGTATGATCCACTTCGACGCCGGCGAGAGCACTCTCGAAGGAGGCGTGGCGATGCTTCACGGACGGACCGAGGACGGCAAGCTTGTCGTCGGCTTCGAGCGCTACTGA
- a CDS encoding glycoside hydrolase family 3 N-terminal domain-containing protein, with the protein MTVEEKAAQLGSVNADRVIEDGEVDREAAAEWLEHGIGHLTRIGGEGSLSPADAARVTNDLQDLLEEETRLGLPAIPHEECLSGYMGPEATTFPQMIGMASTWNPELLEDVTETIRGELQALGTTHALSPVLDVARDLRWGRVEETFGEDPLLVASMACAYVSGLQGEGRSDGISATLKHFVGHGATDGGKNRSSLNVGPRELREVHLFPYEAAISEANAESVMNAYHDIDGIPCASSEWLLTDVLRGEFGFDGTVVSDYYSVRHLVTEHGTANTKPEAATQALEAGLDVELPYTDYYGEFLVEAVENGDLSEATLDESVRRVLREKARKGVLDDPTVDAEAAADAFHTDEAAEVNRKAACQSMTLLKNEDDLLPLDVDSVAVVGPKADAKKELLGDYAYAAHYPEEEYESDATTPLSALESRDGLDVHYEEGCTISGPSTEGFDSAVDAASDADVTLAFVGARSAVDFSDVDAEKENKLSVPTSGEGCDVTDLGLPGVQEELVDQLLETDTPVVVVVVSGKPHSIEEIAEEAPAVLYAWLPGDEGGPAIADVLLGEHNPGGRLPVSLPKSVGQLPVYYNRKANTANKGYVYTDSEPVYPFGHGLSYTEFEYADLELSEESVPPLGTLTASVTVTNTGERAGSEVVQLYTHAANPSQARPVQELTGFERLSLDPGESARVSFELSPTQLAFHDESMDLAVEEGPYEVRIGRSASDIVASEELEVSASKVVPKTARRYFAETTVESE; encoded by the coding sequence ATGACCGTGGAGGAGAAGGCCGCGCAGCTGGGTTCGGTGAACGCCGACCGCGTGATCGAGGACGGCGAGGTCGACCGCGAGGCGGCGGCCGAGTGGCTCGAACACGGGATCGGTCACCTGACCCGGATCGGCGGCGAGGGGAGCCTCTCGCCGGCCGACGCGGCGCGCGTGACGAACGATCTGCAGGACCTTCTGGAGGAGGAGACTCGCCTCGGGCTCCCGGCGATCCCCCACGAGGAGTGTCTGAGCGGCTATATGGGTCCGGAGGCGACGACGTTCCCCCAGATGATCGGGATGGCGAGCACGTGGAACCCGGAGCTGCTCGAGGACGTCACCGAAACGATCCGCGGCGAGCTCCAGGCGCTCGGGACGACCCACGCGCTCTCGCCGGTGCTCGACGTGGCCCGCGACCTCCGCTGGGGGCGCGTCGAGGAGACGTTCGGCGAGGACCCGCTGCTGGTCGCGTCGATGGCCTGCGCGTACGTCTCGGGGCTGCAGGGCGAGGGCCGCTCCGATGGGATCTCGGCCACGCTGAAACACTTCGTCGGCCACGGGGCCACGGATGGAGGAAAGAACCGCTCCTCGCTCAACGTCGGCCCCCGGGAGCTCCGGGAGGTCCACCTGTTCCCCTACGAGGCGGCGATCAGCGAGGCCAACGCCGAGTCGGTGATGAACGCCTATCACGACATCGACGGGATCCCGTGTGCCAGCTCCGAGTGGCTGCTCACCGACGTTCTCAGGGGCGAGTTCGGCTTCGACGGCACCGTCGTCTCCGACTACTACAGCGTCAGGCATCTGGTGACCGAACACGGAACCGCGAACACCAAGCCCGAGGCCGCGACCCAGGCATTAGAGGCCGGCCTCGACGTTGAGCTGCCCTACACCGACTACTACGGCGAGTTCCTCGTCGAGGCCGTCGAGAACGGCGACCTCTCGGAGGCGACCCTCGACGAGTCCGTCCGCCGGGTGCTCCGCGAGAAGGCCCGCAAGGGCGTCCTCGACGACCCGACCGTCGACGCCGAGGCTGCCGCCGACGCGTTCCACACCGACGAGGCCGCAGAGGTCAATCGGAAAGCCGCGTGCCAGTCGATGACGCTGTTGAAGAACGAGGACGACCTCCTGCCGCTCGACGTCGACTCGGTGGCGGTCGTCGGCCCGAAGGCCGACGCGAAGAAGGAGCTGCTCGGCGATTACGCCTACGCCGCCCACTACCCCGAGGAGGAGTACGAGTCCGATGCCACGACCCCGCTTTCGGCGCTCGAATCGCGCGACGGGCTCGACGTGCACTACGAAGAGGGCTGTACGATCTCCGGACCCTCGACCGAGGGGTTCGATTCGGCCGTCGACGCCGCGAGCGACGCGGACGTGACGCTCGCGTTCGTCGGCGCCCGCTCGGCGGTCGACTTCTCGGACGTCGACGCCGAGAAGGAGAACAAACTGAGCGTGCCGACCAGCGGCGAGGGCTGTGACGTCACCGACCTCGGCCTCCCCGGCGTGCAGGAGGAGCTGGTCGATCAGCTCCTCGAAACCGACACGCCCGTGGTCGTCGTGGTCGTCAGCGGCAAGCCCCACTCGATCGAGGAAATCGCAGAGGAGGCACCAGCAGTGTTGTACGCCTGGCTGCCCGGCGACGAGGGCGGGCCCGCCATCGCGGACGTCCTCCTCGGCGAGCACAACCCCGGCGGCCGGCTGCCCGTCTCGCTGCCGAAATCCGTCGGCCAGCTCCCCGTCTACTACAACCGGAAGGCCAACACCGCGAACAAGGGCTACGTCTACACCGACAGCGAGCCCGTCTACCCCTTCGGCCACGGGTTGAGCTACACCGAGTTCGAGTACGCAGACCTCGAGCTCTCCGAGGAAAGCGTCCCGCCGCTCGGCACCCTTACCGCGAGCGTCACCGTAACGAACACGGGCGAGCGGGCCGGCAGCGAGGTTGTCCAGCTCTACACCCACGCGGCGAACCCGAGCCAGGCTCGACCCGTCCAGGAGCTGACCGGCTTCGAGCGCCTCTCGCTCGATCCGGGCGAGTCCGCACGCGTCTCCTTCGAGCTTTCACCCACTCAGCTGGCCTTCCACGACGAGTCGATGGACCTCGCCGTCGAGGAGGGCCCCTACGAGGTCAGGATCGGCCGCTCGGCGAGCGATATCGTGGCAAGCGAGGAACTGGAGGTGAGTGCGTCGAAAGTCGTGCCGAAGACGGCCCGGCGATACTTCGCCGAGACGACCGTCGAGAGCGAGTAG
- the gfo6 gene encoding D-xylose 1-dehydrogenase Gfo6: MEPDDVRSYLDSFSHRDWQESDEEEGPVRFAMVGLGWWTRDEAMPAVEESTFCETTVVVSGSAEKAEEVVNEHETVEAGLTYEEFQDGEASDAYDAVYVCTPNAKHLEHVEAAAERGKAVLCEKPMEASVERSEAIVEACREGDATAMVAYRMHTEPTIRRARELVRAGAIGEPVHVHGDMSQGIVGWGADQWRLDPELAGYGTSVMDLGIYSINTTRFVLDRDPVAAQSTMHSDHEYFSEVPDEVAAFTVALEDDVYATCTASQNAHMSSHLRITGSEGTILIEPAFHGESDLELTVGNTTVEVDTPGVDQMEEEFDYFADCLLAGREPEGMPEHGLVDMRTLAAVYESAESGERVEI; encoded by the coding sequence ATGGAACCAGACGACGTCCGCTCGTATCTCGACTCGTTCTCACACCGCGACTGGCAGGAATCGGACGAGGAGGAGGGCCCGGTCCGGTTCGCGATGGTCGGGTTGGGCTGGTGGACCCGTGACGAGGCGATGCCGGCCGTCGAGGAGTCGACGTTCTGCGAGACGACGGTCGTCGTCAGCGGCTCGGCGGAGAAGGCAGAGGAGGTGGTGAACGAACATGAGACCGTCGAGGCCGGGCTGACCTACGAGGAGTTTCAGGACGGTGAGGCGAGCGACGCCTACGACGCGGTCTACGTCTGCACCCCGAACGCGAAACACCTCGAACACGTCGAGGCGGCCGCCGAGCGCGGGAAGGCCGTCCTCTGTGAGAAGCCCATGGAGGCGTCGGTCGAGCGGAGCGAGGCGATCGTCGAGGCCTGCCGTGAGGGCGACGCCACGGCGATGGTCGCCTACCGGATGCACACCGAGCCGACCATCAGGCGGGCCCGGGAGCTGGTGCGGGCCGGCGCGATCGGCGAACCGGTCCACGTCCATGGCGACATGTCCCAGGGGATCGTCGGCTGGGGGGCCGACCAGTGGCGCCTCGACCCCGAGCTCGCGGGCTACGGGACGAGCGTGATGGACCTGGGGATCTACTCGATCAACACGACCCGGTTCGTCCTCGATCGCGACCCGGTCGCCGCACAGTCGACCATGCACAGCGACCACGAGTACTTCTCGGAGGTCCCCGACGAGGTCGCGGCCTTCACCGTCGCCCTCGAGGACGACGTCTACGCGACCTGTACCGCGAGCCAGAACGCCCACATGAGCAGCCACCTCCGGATCACCGGCAGCGAGGGGACGATCCTGATCGAGCCCGCCTTCCACGGCGAGAGCGACCTCGAACTGACGGTCGGGAACACGACCGTCGAGGTCGACACCCCGGGGGTCGACCAGATGGAGGAGGAGTTCGACTACTTCGCGGACTGCCTGCTCGCGGGTCGCGAGCCGGAGGGGATGCCCGAACACGGACTGGTCGACATGCGGACGCTCGCGGCCGTCTACGAGAGCGCCGAGAGCGGCGAACGGGTCGAGATCTAA
- a CDS encoding glycoside hydrolase family 4, producing the protein MTLASTQVRTAPSSDHVTIAYIGGGSRQWAPNLIQDLAQSELDGEVRLYDAHPESAERNARFGNWVQEQDGAVAEWSYEATDTLETTLTGADVVIISTQYDPAETFVHDLDVPKEYGIYGAVAATIGPGGILRAMRTIPQYREFAAAIAEHCPDAWVFNYTNPVHFVTRALYDEYPGINAIGLCHEVLGTRHRLARYAREELDMDAERSDVSVNVKGINHFTWVDEARCQGVDLWPVLEELRDSEHGHRRFTPEEIEGESVFVDNWQVTWELFRRFGVLPAAGDRHLIEYATWFMQGGREELNRWGVKRTGSDYRAKHWTPAESDQTTDVEAWLEGEKEFELTESNETFVDILRALVGEGTYTTNVNLPNVGQVDGLQEDAVVETNALIRAGEVKPIAAGGFPRPVESLIRGHVDTIETVIEASRTGDVDAAFEGFLIDQQVRTLGTEDAREMFAELIVAEEGYLEGWDLEGSAVLEESEAFA; encoded by the coding sequence ATGACACTCGCCTCGACACAGGTGCGGACAGCGCCCAGTTCGGATCACGTGACCATCGCCTACATCGGCGGCGGCAGCCGCCAGTGGGCGCCGAACCTCATCCAGGACCTCGCGCAGTCGGAGCTCGACGGCGAGGTCCGGCTCTACGACGCCCATCCGGAGAGTGCCGAGCGGAACGCCCGCTTCGGGAACTGGGTCCAAGAGCAGGACGGTGCGGTCGCTGAATGGAGCTACGAGGCGACGGATACCCTCGAGACGACGCTCACGGGGGCCGACGTCGTCATCATCTCCACGCAGTACGACCCCGCCGAGACGTTCGTCCACGATCTGGACGTCCCGAAGGAGTACGGCATCTACGGGGCGGTCGCGGCGACGATCGGTCCCGGCGGGATCCTCCGGGCGATGCGGACGATCCCCCAGTACCGCGAGTTCGCCGCGGCGATCGCCGAGCACTGTCCCGATGCGTGGGTGTTCAACTACACCAACCCGGTCCACTTCGTCACCCGCGCGCTCTACGACGAGTACCCCGGGATCAACGCCATCGGCCTCTGTCACGAGGTGCTCGGCACGCGCCACCGGCTGGCGCGCTACGCCCGCGAGGAGCTCGACATGGACGCCGAGCGATCGGACGTCTCGGTCAACGTCAAGGGGATCAACCACTTCACGTGGGTCGACGAGGCGCGCTGTCAGGGCGTCGATCTCTGGCCGGTCCTCGAGGAGCTCCGCGATAGCGAACACGGCCACCGGCGGTTCACGCCCGAGGAGATCGAGGGCGAGAGCGTCTTCGTCGACAACTGGCAGGTGACCTGGGAGCTCTTTCGCCGGTTCGGCGTCCTGCCCGCCGCGGGCGACCGCCACCTGATCGAGTACGCGACCTGGTTCATGCAGGGCGGTCGGGAGGAGCTCAACCGTTGGGGGGTCAAACGCACGGGCAGCGACTACCGCGCGAAACACTGGACGCCCGCCGAGTCCGACCAGACCACCGACGTCGAGGCGTGGCTGGAGGGAGAAAAAGAGTTCGAGCTCACCGAGTCAAACGAGACGTTCGTCGACATCCTGCGCGCGCTCGTCGGCGAGGGGACCTACACCACGAACGTCAACCTCCCGAACGTCGGCCAGGTCGACGGCCTCCAGGAGGACGCCGTCGTCGAGACCAACGCGCTGATCCGGGCCGGCGAGGTGAAACCGATCGCCGCGGGCGGCTTTCCCCGGCCCGTCGAGAGCCTGATTCGAGGACACGTCGACACGATCGAGACGGTCATAGAGGCCTCCCGAACCGGCGACGTCGACGCGGCGTTCGAGGGCTTTCTCATCGATCAGCAGGTCCGTACCCTCGGGACGGAGGACGCCCGCGAAATGTTCGCGGAGCTGATCGTCGCCGAGGAAGGCTATCTCGAGGGCTGGGATCTCGAGGGATCGGCGGTGCTCGAGGAGTCGGAGGCCTTCGCGTAG
- a CDS encoding SDR family oxidoreductase, whose translation MAHQSECTVSVADKSAVVIGGSTGIGRAIARSFAEEGADVIATSRSEENVEDATEELRSLGATTTAVTCDVRDDDSIENLWEVAEETLGGVDVLVNSAGSVARAPVTEMTDEQWAQDIDVCLTGVFRACRAFGQGMNEGGSIVNISSMSAGQARENRGAYCAAKSGVNGLTRAAAADLAPEIRVNAIAPGFVKTEMAGGAFDEGTETREAIDERTPMERVATPDEIAGAAVYLASDAASFTTGEIITIDGAYDDSAF comes from the coding sequence ATGGCACACCAGTCGGAGTGTACGGTCAGCGTCGCGGACAAGTCGGCGGTCGTGATCGGCGGCTCGACCGGGATCGGCCGGGCGATCGCCCGCAGCTTCGCCGAGGAGGGCGCTGACGTCATCGCGACCAGCCGCAGCGAGGAAAACGTCGAGGACGCCACCGAGGAGCTGCGCTCGCTCGGCGCGACGACCACCGCCGTCACCTGCGACGTCCGTGACGACGACTCCATCGAGAACCTGTGGGAGGTCGCCGAGGAGACGCTGGGCGGCGTCGACGTGCTCGTCAACTCGGCGGGCTCGGTCGCGCGCGCGCCGGTGACGGAGATGACCGACGAGCAGTGGGCCCAGGACATCGACGTCTGTCTGACCGGCGTCTTCAGGGCCTGTCGGGCCTTCGGGCAGGGGATGAACGAGGGCGGGAGCATCGTCAACATCTCCTCGATGTCCGCGGGTCAGGCCCGCGAGAACCGCGGGGCGTACTGTGCGGCCAAAAGCGGCGTGAACGGGCTGACCCGCGCGGCCGCCGCCGACCTCGCGCCCGAGATCCGCGTCAACGCGATCGCCCCCGGGTTCGTCAAGACGGAGATGGCCGGCGGCGCGTTCGACGAGGGCACCGAGACCCGGGAGGCGATCGACGAACGCACGCCGATGGAGCGGGTCGCGACGCCCGACGAGATCGCCGGCGCGGCGGTCTACCTCGCGAGCGACGCCGCCTCCTTCACCACGGGTGAGATCATCACGATCGACGGCGCCTACGACGACAGCGCGTTCTAA